The DNA segment AGCGCCAGCGCCTTCACGCGCTCCCACGCGGCCCGCTCCATGCGCCGGGCCACGTGCGCCCCGCGGTAGGACTGCGCCTTGGGGCGGGGACGGTCCGCCGGCAGCGCCAGGAGCAGCGGCGCGCCAGCGAGGTGCGCCCGCCACCAGCCGAGCATCGCCTCGAGCTGCTCGCCCCGCAGCCGCTCGCGCTGCCAGCGCGCGTAGTCGGCATACTGCACGGGCAGCTCGGCCAGCGTGGGCACGAGGCCCGCGCGGAAGCCCTCGTAGAGCTTCGCCAGCTCGCGCACCAGCACGCGCATGGACCAGCCATCCGCGATGATGTGGTGCAGCGTCAGCAGCAGCACGTGCCGCTGGCTGTCCAGGCGCAGCAACGTGGCGCGCAGCAACGGCCCGCGCTCGAGGTCGAACGGGCGGCGCGCCTCTTCCCCCGTCAGCCGGTGCAGCTCCGCTTCGCGTGCGGCCTCGGCCAGTCCGCCCAGGTCCACCAGGGTCAGCGGCAGCAGCAGCGTCTCCTGGATGCGCTGCACCGGCTCGCCGTGCTCCTCGGCGAACACCGTGCGCAGCGCCTCATGCCGTTGCACCAGCGCCTGGAGCCCACGCTCCAGTGCCAGCACCTCCAGGTGCCCCTCCAGCCGGGAGACCACCGGCACGTTGTAGAAGGCGCTGCCCGGCTCCAGCCGGTCGAGGAACCACAGTCGCTGCTGGGCGAACGTCAGCGGCACGGCGCCAGTTCGTGGCACGCGGGGAATGGGCGAAGCCGCGACCCGGGTGGCGAGCTGTCGAGCCAGCTCCGAGGCACTCGCGCCACTCAGCAGCAACTCCATGGGAAGCGCCACCCCCAGGTCCTGCTCCAGCGCGTGCGCCAGCTCCGTCGCGGCCAGTGAGTCCAGCCCGTAGCGGGTGAGCGGCGCCGACGCATCGAGCGTCTCGACGCGGGCCCCCAGCCGAGCCGCCACCCGAGCCAGCACGCGGGCTGCCCATCCGCCGTCCTCATCGTGCCCGGTCGGCGGTGCGCGTGGGCCCTCGTTCACCCCCGCCGGCTCCAAGCCCGCTGGAAGTCGCCATGCGTAGACCTCACGCAGCTCTCCCGCCAGGAAGGCCGCCCGGCACGAGCGACGCCGCACCTTGCCGCTGGAAGTCTTCGGCAGGCTGCCCGGCTCGATGAGCACCAGTGCCTGCGGCAGCACCTCATGCAACTCCGCCAGCCGCTGCCGGATGGAGCCCGCCACCTCCTCCACCGCGCCCGCCAGCTTGCGCGCATCCACCTCCTGCACCACCACCAGCCGCTCCTCGCCCTCCACCTCGACGCTGAAGGCCGCCCCACACCCCGGCCGCAGCGAGGGATGGCTGCCCTCCACCGTCGCCTCCAGGTCGTGCGGGTAGAGGTTGCGCCCGCGCAGGATGAGCAGGTCCTTCCTCCGCCCCGTCACATACAACTCGCCCGCTTCCAGGAACCCCAGGTCCCCGGTGCGCAGGAAGGGCCCATCCCCCCTCGCGGTATGTGCCTCGAAGACGCTCCGGGACTCATATGGCCGCTGCCAGTAGCCCTTCGCGACACTCGGCCCACTCACCCAGATTTCGCCCACCTCTCCCGGCACGCACACCCGCAGCGACTCCGGCTCCACCACGACAATCCGCTGCCCGGGCAGTGCCTCACCGCAGCCCACCAGCGTCCGGCCATCCTTCACCGGCGCCTCGGAGAAGCCCCGCTCCAGCGCGGCCACGTCCACCGGGAGCAGCCGCGGCGGCGCCTCCTTCGCCCCACCCGAGACGATGAGGGTGGCCTCGGCCAGGCCGTAGCAGGGGTAGAAGGCCTCGCGCCGGAAGCCCCACGGCGCGAACGCCTCGGTGAAGCGCGCCAGCGTCTCGGCGCGGACGGGCTCCGCGCCGCAGAAGGCCACCTCCCAGCGACTCAAGTCCAACCCCTCGCGCTCGGCGGGAGGGATGCGGCGCACGCACAGCTCGAAGGCGAAGTTGGGGCCACCACTGATGGTGCCGCCCAACCGCGTCAGCGTCTCCAGCCACAGCCTCGGCCGCTTGAGGAAGTCCAGCGGAGACATGAGCGCGGTGTGGAAGCCCTGGTACAGCGGCACCAGGATGCCGCCGATGAGCCCCATGTCGTGGTAGGGCGGCAGCCAGATGACGCCCACGCTGTCGTCACGCGTGCCGAAGGCGCCGCGAATCAGCTCCAGGTTGTGCAGCAGGTTGGCGTGGCTGAGCACCACCCCCTTGGGCGAGCCGGTGGAGCCCGAGGTGTACTGGAGGAAGGCCACCGAGTCGGCCGTCACCGCCGGCTCGCGCCACGAGGACTCGCTGCCCGCTTCCAGCGTGTCGGTGGCCACCCAGCGCAGCGACTTCAGGTCGGGAGCGCGCTCGAAGAGCACCTCCAGCATGGAGGCAATGAACGCGGTGGTGAGCACCACCGTGGCCCGCGAGTCCTCGATGATGGCGCGCAGCCTTGGCAGCGTGCGCTCCAGCCGCGCCGGGTCCGGTGGGTAGGCGGGCACGGCCACCAGCCCGGAGTACAGGCAGCCAAAGAAGCCCAGCAGGTACTCGGCGCCGGGCGGATACAGCAGCACCGCACGCTCCCCCTCGGGGACCAGCGCCTGGAGCGCACCGCCGATACGCCGGGCTCGCAGCGACAGCTCCCCCCGTGTCAGCGGAGTACCCTCTCCCGTCCCGTCCTCCAGGAACGTGTAGAGGGGATGCTCGGCACGCGCGATGCTGCGCGCTTCCAGGAGGTCGACGAGGGTGCGTGGCTGGGGCATGGTCTGGAAGGTGACGGGGGAGTCCTGAACTTCCGCTCCTACCGGAAGGTCCAGGATACGTCACAATGGAGTCCAAGACCTGGAACCGGACTGCCCGTCGCCCTTCCTGAAACCAGGGCCGGCCAGTGCCGGGACGCGGCTGGGTCACGTCATGGTGATGGGCTACCACGAGAACTCGCCGCAGCTCGTCGAGTCCCGGAAGCTCATCGCCTGGTGCCGCGAGCACGGCATCTCCGCGGACATGCCGTACGGCCAGGCCGAGCACTTCCTGCGCTGACGTCAGAACATGTCGCGGATGGACGGCGGCGGCCCGGAGAACAGGGCCATGGCCGTGCGCACCGACGCGTCGTCCACCCGCACGAAGGCGCCCATCGTGCGCAGCGCCTCCGCCGACATGAAGCCCGTGTACAGCGAGGACAGCGTCCGCACGTTCATCGCCATCCGGCCCTCACCGCCGCGCCGCACGCGCGCCTCGCCGTCGGAGACCTCCAGCACGAAGCGCCCGTGGTTCTCCGGGAACAGCTCGTCCTCCACCTCCAGGTGGAGCGTGCCGGAGAACCCCGCGGGCCAGCCGCGCGCCTGCAGCGCAGTGGCGACATCCAGCACGCGAATCATCCAGTGCATGTGCAGCTTCACGGAGTAGGTCTGCTCCTTGAGCATCCGGAGCAGCGGCTCGTCCCCGCCGCCGAACCACACCGCTTCCGTGGCCAGGGACTGGTGGTCGCCCAGGAAGGACCACAGCCGCAGCGCGGCCTCGCGCGTGTTGGCCACGAAGTCCGACAGGAGCAGCTCCTGCTTCCACCCCTGGAGCTGCTTGCGCACCACGTACAGGTAGCCCTCCACTCCGGACGTGCCCTCCACGAGGTAGCCATGGGCCTGCCCGTCTCGCGGCGTCCGCACGCGGCTCCACACGTAGGCGCCGCGGTCCAGCCAGCCCTGCCGTGAGCGCGCGGTGCGCTGGTAGCACTCGGTGATGGCGGCCTCGTCCCGCGCCTCGATGGCGCGCAGCGACAGGGGGCGCTCGTGGAAGCTCAGCGACGGCACCTGGACGCGGTACTCGTAGCGGGCGCCGGCCTGCTCATAGCCCACGCGCCGGTAGAGGGGCTGGGTGGCGGGGTACAGCGTGGACAGCGGAGCCCCGGTGGCGCGGGCATCGCGCAGCAGGTGGGTCATCAGGGTCGTCGCGGTGCCGTGTCCCCGGTAGACAGGGTGCACGCCCACGCCACCCACGCCGACAGTCGGGACGCTGCGCCCGCCGTACCACTGGCCCATCTTCATGTAGACCAGGGTGCCGACCACCTGCCCGTCGTGGCGCAGCAGCCGCAGGTCGTCCCGGCCGACGCGCTGGGCCCAGGCCAGCGCATCCGCGGCAGACATGGCGTACGACTGCTGCATCACCTCCGCCGCGGCTGCCAGCTCCTGCTCGTCTCGCGGCTGCCCGTAGTCTCCCGACGTCGTCTCCACGTGGTTCCCCTTCCCGGCTCGCGCCCGGCGCGCGCTGAAATGCGTAGCAC comes from the Pyxidicoccus xibeiensis genome and includes:
- a CDS encoding GNAT family N-acetyltransferase, yielding METTSGDYGQPRDEQELAAAAEVMQQSYAMSAADALAWAQRVGRDDLRLLRHDGQVVGTLVYMKMGQWYGGRSVPTVGVGGVGVHPVYRGHGTATTLMTHLLRDARATGAPLSTLYPATQPLYRRVGYEQAGARYEYRVQVPSLSFHERPLSLRAIEARDEAAITECYQRTARSRQGWLDRGAYVWSRVRTPRDGQAHGYLVEGTSGVEGYLYVVRKQLQGWKQELLLSDFVANTREAALRLWSFLGDHQSLATEAVWFGGGDEPLLRMLKEQTYSVKLHMHWMIRVLDVATALQARGWPAGFSGTLHLEVEDELFPENHGRFVLEVSDGEARVRRGGEGRMAMNVRTLSSLYTGFMSAEALRTMGAFVRVDDASVRTAMALFSGPPPSIRDMF